In Topomyia yanbarensis strain Yona2022 chromosome 2, ASM3024719v1, whole genome shotgun sequence, one DNA window encodes the following:
- the LOC131679416 gene encoding uncharacterized protein LOC131679416, translating into MSGKDKRSGSKRAGCNAPLTSNIVVTSSPSATAAAMTAIYTTATSATANLPTLRTMLAAVPIAGTTHIYQSSDLHRSAQITGTISKNSAAESQINTTPPGRSCKVCRGEDNNEMVQCDSCDKWYHYRCVGVGREVENEHVKWSCAKCNIAMALLVSNPTTYQLSTETGTQPQKLLIPSATQAQSRAPIITVTTATPKEDGTYVSNKSVDARPRGSANSSQASTSSRKSNRKLIALQLKQLEEQKLIETEFLNKKYHLMAEIIDEEGSVCSGDDIADKVSDWLHRTNLERTGQSIQSERRNATTPIASVNDVPRDSPRKEFDFESPNVCLLTRSQLAARQAVSKDLPSFDGNPEDWPVFVSSFNRTTEMCGFTNEENILRLQKSLKGRAYEAVRSQLLHSSNVMDVISTLKMICGQPEAIIYSIIGKVTAIPPVKAERLDTLVDFALAVRNLTTTITACNMEEYLYNITLLHQLVDKLPTLLKLEWGTHLQTIRHANLAVFNSWLYSKAEGASRVMAFRMSDYRLTTGVHKRGAILNAHQEDDSSEQSEEDWLSRKTVLPHQEVREPRSCPVCKGACTELSKCKRFLELTYDSKWATIKEFGYCRRCLRRHRGGCRSTKQESTAHQPQ; encoded by the exons ATGTCAGGCAAGGATAAACGTTCCGGATCCAAGAGAGCCGGCTGCAATGCTCCGCTAACCTCCAATATAGTCGTTACGTCATCGCCAAGTGCAACAGCCGCAGCGATGACTGCGATCTACACGACAGCGACCTCAGCCACAGCTAATTTGCCTACGCTCCGTACAATGTTGGCGGCCGTACCCATCGCCGGAACAACACATATATACCAGTCCTCAGATCTTCATCGTTCCGCACAAATTACTGGAACTATCTCGAAAAATTCTGCAGCAGAGAGTCAAATCAACACAACGCCACCTGGTCGAAGCTGTAAAGTCTGCCGAGGAGAAGATAATAATGAAATGGTACAATGTGACTCTTGTGATAAATGGTACCACTACAGATGCGTAGGAGTCGGAAGGGAGGTTGAAAATGAGCACGTAAAATGGAGCTGCGCAAAATGCAATATCGCAATGGCACTCCTCGTATCAAACCCAACTACCTACCAGCTCAGCACTGAAACCGGTACACAGCCACAGAAGCTACTGATTCCTTCAGCTACGCAAGCGCAATCGAGGGCTCCGATAATTACGGTTACTACAGCCACTCCCAAAGAGGACGGAACGTATGTATCAAATAAGTCAGTAGATGCGCGCCCTAGAGGATCAGCTAACAGTTCACAAGCTTCCACTTCTTCACGAAAGTCCAACAGGAAACTTATAGCACTGCAACTAAAGCAACTGGAAGAACAGAAATTAATTGAAACTGAGTTTCTCAATAAAAAATATCACCTAATGGCGGAGATTATTGATGAAGAGGGATCTGTATGCAGTGGAGACGATATTGCCGATAAGGTGTCCGATTGGTTACACAGGACCAATCTAGAACGTACCGGACAATCAATCCAGTCTGAACGACGTAATGCAACCACACCGATAGCGAGTGTCAATGATGTACCACGTGATTCTCCTCGTAAAGAGTTCGATTTCGAGTCTCCCAATGTATGTCTTCTAACTAGGAGCCAACTCGCCGCACGACAAGCTGTCTCAAAGGATTTGCCAAGTTTCGACGGCAATCCAGAAGACTGGCCAGTATTCGTTTCATCATTTAATCGAACTACAGAAATGTGTGGTTTTACCAACGAGGAAAATATACTACGTTTACAGAAAAGCCTAAAAGGGAGGGCATATGAAGCTGTTCGAAGTCAATTGCTGCATTCCTCAAACGTGATGGATGTCATTTCTACGCTTAAAATGATCTGTGGTCAACCGGAGGCGATAATTTACTCCATCATTGGAAAGGTTACAGCGATACCGCCGGTAAAAGCTGAAAGACTGGACACCCTTGTTGATTTTGCGCTTGCTGTTAGAAATTTGACTACCACAATTACAGCATGTAATATGGAAGAGTATTTGTATAATATCACCCTGCTGCATCAGCTCGTGGACAAATTACCCACACTGTTGAAACTCGAGTGGGGAACGCATCTTCAAACCATACGGCACGCAAACCTAGCAGTGTTCAATTCATGGCTATACTCGAAGGCAGAAGGTGCAAGCAGAGTGATGGCATTTCGGATGTCGGATTACAGGTTGACAACAGGTGTCCACAAAAGAGGAGCCATTCTAAACGCGCACCAGGAAGATGATTCAAGCGAGCAAAGTGAAGAGGATTGGCTATCCCGAAAAACCGTGCTTCCACACCAAGAAGTACGAGAGCCGCGGAGCTGCCCCGTCTGTAAAGGTGCTTGTACCGAGCTGAGTAAATGTAAAAGGTTCCTGGAGCTAACGTACGATTCAAAGTGGGCCACTATCAAGGAGTTTGGATACTGCCGACGATGCCTCCGACGCCACAGGGGAGGATGTAGATCGACGAAA CAAGAAAGCACCGCTCACCAACCACAATAA
- the LOC131682540 gene encoding uncharacterized protein LOC131682540 translates to MPVVLHGPKSSIATFALIDDGSSLTLIDQELAKELDVKGSASPLCLRWTGGKTRYERESETINIAIAGTNDKKSPLEGVRTVKELLLPVQSLDYNELSARYPHLQGLPIGSYRNAKPRILIGVQHARVGAVQKCREGGVDEPIAIKTRLGWTIYGGSSVAVENSSISPRFNLHVCTCNTRDDGLHAMMKEYFSFDSMGISQPTKIILSSEIKRSEMLLNTGTHLRGDRYETVLLWKSNDIRLPESKSMAYRRFRCLEKRMANDRSLAETLNMTIRNYVTQGYIRKLSSEELAADHRRIWYLPIFPVTNPNKPGKVRIVWDAAAVSRGISLNSALLKGPDQLASLVSVLLQFRENRVAVSGDIREMYHQILINEEDQHCQRFFWNDGTSPEPNVFVMNVMTFGACCSPSCAQFVKNVNAQRFVDTLPDAVDVIVRKHYVDDMLASVETEDEAIQLAKSVRLIHQSGGFEIRNWRSNAEGVLVALNERADGGPLSDKDLNLGEVDVEKVLGLWWCTRTDTFRFKFTWTRYDKALLTGQRCPTKREVLRTLMVVFDPLGFVAHFLIYLKVLLQEIWRSGTHWDEAIRSDLFAKWRTWLKLLPEVETVRIPRCYRLTTSTNRNTDVQLHIFVDASETGFGAVAYLRFQEGQIIECSLLGAKTRVAPLKYVSIPRLELQAAVLGCRMAKLYAEALSVPIRKRFFWTDSHDVMCWLQSDHRRYSQFVACRVSEILETTEIHEWRWISTRDNVADEATKWHRLPEFSPESRWYRGPAFLWSPENEWPVQRFAPAATNEELRAHLLLHETVSPLVNFADFSNWKRLLRVVAHVVRFPMNIRLKISQNMICGGPLSQTELVQAEAAIYRQVQKESFPEEIAVLQSSTSCLQKIQKTSELYGLNPMLDVHGVLRMRGRTGGCTAACFDAINPIILPRRHPVTDLIVAYHHEIFHHRNHETVVNEIFQKYRIARLRVVYNTVRRNCQRCKVERALPVPPAMGDLPPARLAAYSRPFTFVGVDFFGPLIVTIGRRSEKRWGLLVTCLTVRAIHLEVTHSMNTSSCILALRNFMARRGVPREIFSDHGTNFQGASREMREALRAVDMEKMMQEFESTETTWKFIPPASPHMGGSWERLIQTVKRNLNAINPPNRINDEELLNIFIEIENIVNSRPLTHVALEDDNSAALTPNHFLLGSSSGLKPVASLDESCRTLRHGWKTSQAITNSFWKKMGDGLPTHYNPSDEMVLQHQTDRKR, encoded by the coding sequence atgcCTGTAGTATTACATGGACCCAAGTCAAGTATTGCTACATTTGCGCTTATAGATGACGGTTCATCCTTGACCTTGATAGATCAAGAGCTGGCAAAAGAACTAGATGTCAAAGGGTCGGCTTCTCCGCTGTGTTTACGCTGGACAGGTGGAAAAACACGCTATGAACGAGAGTCTGAGACTATTAACATCGCAATTGCCGGGACCAACGATAAAAAAAGTCCGCTCGAAGGGGTGCGAACGGTAAAAGAACTTCTCCTGCCAGTGCAATCCTTGGATTACAATGAACTATCCGCGCGCTACCCTCACCTTCAAGGACTGCCAATTGGATCGTACCGTAACGCAAAACCCAGGATTCTAATAGGAGTACAACATGCACGTGTCGGAGCAGTACAAAAATGCAGAGAAGGTGGAGTGGATGAACCAATTGCCATTAAAACCCGCTTAGGTTGGACGATATACGGAGGTAGCTCCGTCGCAGTCGAAAATTCCTCAATCTCTCCTAGATTCAACCTCCACGTTTGTACTTGCAACACAAGGGATGACGGTTTACATGCGATGATGAAAGAGTATTTTTCATTTGATAGCATGGGAATATCACAGCCGACCAAAATAATACTCTCAAGTGAAATAAAACGTTCCGAAATGTTACTAAACACAGGAACACATTTACGCGGAGATCGTTACGAGACCGTATTGCTCTGGAAATCTAACGATATTCGGCTGCCAGAGAGCAAATCCATGGCGTACCGCAGATTCCGATGCCTAGAGAAACGTATGGCAAACGATAGAAGTCTTGCGGAAACGTTGAACATGACAATCAGAAACTATGTGACGCAAGGATATATCCGCAAACTGTCATCAGAAGAACTGGCCGCGGATCATCGAAGGATTTGGTACTTACCAATCTTTCCGGTGACAAACCCAAATAAGCCTGGAAAAGTCCGCATTGTATGGGACGCAGCTGCAGTTTCCCGTGGCATCTCCCTAAATTCCGCGCTACTCAAAGGCCCTGATCAATTGGCATCTCTTGTTTCCGTGCTTCTACAATTCCGGGAAAATCGCGTCGCCGTGTCTGGTGATATTCGCGAAATGTATCACCAGATACTGATCAATGAAGAAGACCAGCATTGCCAGCGATTCTTCTGGAATGATGGAACCAGCCCGGAACCCAACGTATTTGTAATGAACGTCATGACATTTGGGGCCTGCTGCTCACCCAGCTGTGCACAGTTCGTGAAGAATGTAAATGCACAGCGGTTCGTCGATACACTTCCTGACGCGGTAGACGTGATCGTCCGTAAGCACTACGTCGATGATATGTTAGCAAGTGTAGAAACGGAAGATGAAGCAATACAATTGGCGAAATCAGTACGACTCATTCATCAGAGCGGAGGTTTCGAGATCCGCAACTGGCGAAGTAATGCTGAAGGTGTTCTAGTAGCTCTAAATGAGCGTGCAGACGGTGGACCTTTATCCGACAAAGATCTGAATTTGGGAGAGGTGGATGTAGAAAAAGTTCTCGGTCTATGGTGGTGCACTCGTACGGACACCTTCAGATTCAAGTTTACATGGACGCGATACGACAAGGCCTTGCTAACGGGTCAACGATGCCCAACCAAACGCGAGGTTCTGCGAACACTGATGGTTGTGTTTGATCCTCTAGGATTCGTGGCACACTTCCTCATATATCTTAAAGTGCTACTACAAGAAATCTGGCGTTCTGGTACCCATTGGGACGAAGCTATCAGAAGTGACCTGTTCGCCAAATGGCGCACCTGGCTTAAGCTTCTTCCTGAGGTCGAAACGGTTAGGATACCGAGATGTTACCGGCTTACTACATCTACAAACAGGAATACTGACGTTCAGCTCCACATATTTGTAGACGCAAGCGAAACTGGGTTCGGAGCCGTTGCATACTTGCGGTTCCAGGAAGGTCAAATAATCGAGTGTTCTTTGCTAGGAGCTAAAACAAGAGTTGCCCCGCTAAAGTATGTCTCGATACCAAGACTGGAGTTACAAGCCGCCGTCCTGGGATGCCGGATGGCAAAATTATATGCCGAGGCATTGTCCGTCCCGATACGgaaacgatttttttggactGACTCCCACGATGTAATGTGTTGGCTCCAATCGGATCATCGTCGCTACAGTCAGTTCGTGGCTTGCAGAGTTAGTGAAATATTGGAGACAACTGAGATACACGAATGGCGATGGATTTCGACGCGTGACAATGTAGCCGATGAGGCAACAAAATGGCATCGTCTGCCAGAATTCAGCCCAGAAAGTCGATGGTACCGAGGCCCTGCATTCCTGTGGTCCCCGGAAAATGAATGGCCAGTTCAACGTTTTGCACCAGCTGCAACGAACGAAGAGCTTCGTGCTCATTTACTTCTTCATGAAACTGTGTCGCCTCTAGTGAACTTCGCAGATTTCTCCAACTGGAAACGTTTGCTAAGAGTAGTTGCTCATGTTGTGCGGTTCCCCATGAATATTCGCTTGAAGATCTCTCAGAACATGATTTGTGGAGGACCACTTTCCCAAACGGAGCTCGTACAAGCAGAAGCAGCAATCTACCGTCAAGTTCAAAAGGAATCCTTCCCGGAAGAAATCGCCGTTTTACAGTCGTCAACGTCATGCCTCCAGAAAATCCAAAAGACAAGCGAACTGTACGGCTTGAACCCTATGCTCGATGTACATGGTGTCCTAAGAATGCGCGGAAGAACCGGCGGCTGTACAGCAGCATGTTTTGATGCTATAAACCCAATAATTCTACCCAGGCGTCACCCTGTGACTGATTTGATCGTCGCCTACCACCATGAAATATTTCATCATCGAAACCACGAGACCGTGGTGAATgagatatttcaaaaatatcgcaTCGCTCGTCTTCGCGTGGTCTACAACACAGTGCGAAGAAACTGTCAACGCTGTAAGGTGGAAAGAGCGCTACCAGTACCTCCAGCAATGGGCGATCTACCTCCTGCACGTCTGGCGGCTTACTCAAGACCGTTTACATTTGTTGGAGTAGATTTTTTCGGTCCCCTGATAGTAACCATAGGCCGAAGAAGTGAAAAACGGTGGGGCTTACTTGTGACTTGCCTTACTGTACGAGCGATCCACCTGGAGGTCACCCATTCCATGAACACAAGCTCATGCATCTTAGCACTACGAAATTTCATGGCCAGAAGAGGAGTTCCTAGGGAAATCTTTAGCGATCACGGCACCAACTTTCAAGGAGCAAGCCGTGAGATGCGCGAAGCCCTGCGAGCGGTTGATATGGAAAAAATGATGCAAGAGTTCGAGAGCACTGAAACAACGTGGAAGTTTATCCCACCTGCCAGTCCGCATATGGGTGGCAGCTGGGAAAGGTTGATACAGACCGTAAAAAGGAACCTTAATGCTATAAATCCACCAAATAGGATAAATGATGAGGAACTATTAAATATTTTCATCGAAATTGAAAACATCGTCAATTCGAGGCCGTTGACCCACGTGGCACTGGAAGACGATAATAGCGCAGCGTTAACACCGAATCACTTCCTACTGGGCTCGTCGTCAGGGTTAAAACCGGTTGCCTCTCTCGACGAAAGTTGCAGGACATTGCGACATGGATGGAAAACCTCTCAGGCGATCACTAATAGTTTCTGGAAAAAAATGGGTGACGGACTACCTACCCACTATAACCCGTCGGACGAAATGGTTCTTCAACACCAAACCGATAGAAAAAGGTGA